The Campylobacter sp. CNRCH_2014_0184h region TATAAAAAGAGTATTTTTGCCTATAATGGCTTCTCTGTATCTAAATTCACTTGCTACTTCAACTTTAGTTTTAATCTTTGCAAGTCTTTCAAGCAAATAAGCCCCGCTTAATGCTGCATGATAGCTTGTGCCGCAAGCACAAAGTGTGACTTCATCTATGTTTTGTAAAAGAGTTTCATCTATATCTTCAAAAACAATTTGCCCACCTTGCAAGCGTCCCATTAAAACTTCACCTAAAACTCTACTTTGCTCATAAATTTCTTTTTCCATAAAAAATCTATAACCATCTTTTTGAGCATAACTTTTATCTTGACTTAAAGCTACAAAAGCAGGTTGTATGCAAGCTTGATCATGGCAAATTTTGCATTCGTTTAAATTCACATATCCATAATCCCCATCTTCAAGATAAGCTACTTTATCCACTAAAGAAACTAAAGGCGCATCACTTGATGCAAAATAATATTCATTTTCATCGCCATTTTTTCCGATGATGAGTGGCACAGCATTTTTAGCAAAATAAATTGTATTAGGATCTTTTTTACTCACAAGTAAGATTGCAAAAGCACCTTTTAGTTCAGCTATAGTTTTTTTAAAAGCTTCAAATGGTTCTAAATTGCTTGCATAGTATTCAAATAAATGTACAATAACTTCAGTATCGGTTTGACTTAGAAAATTAATACCTTCTTGTGTGAGTTTTGTTTTTAATTCTTGGTAATTTTCTATGATTCCATTATGTATTACGCAAGAGTATTGTCCTAAATGTGGATGAGCATTTATTTCAGTTGGTTTTCCATGGGTTGCCCAACGCGTATGGCCTATAGCAAGTCCAAAGCCATCACTATTAAAATTAGCAGTTTTATTAGCTAAATTTTCTAATTTTCCAACCGCTTTAAAAAAGTCTAACTCTCCATCTTTCATTACTGCTATGCCAGCGCTATCATAACCTCTATACTCAAGCTCTTTTAAGCCTTCTAATATGATTTTTTTCTTTTCTTTGGTCCCTATATATCCTACTATTCCACACATCTTTTACTCGCTTATTAGTGATTTAAGAATTTGATCTTTATGATCTTGCAAGCTTTCATTTTTATGCAAAATCAAAACATTTCGCGTTCTTTCTTTTATGGTTTGAATTTTTGCTGCGCTTAAGATAATATCATATCTTGCAAGCACATCCATCACATAAGCCATTAAACCTTTTTGATCTTTTGTGTTTAAGGTTATTTTGGCATAGCTTTTGGAATAATTCATATCTAATTTTAATTCATCTTTTTTAATGTTTGGTTTTTTTGCCTTTTTTTGTACTTTTAAATGTAATTTAGAATTTAGTAAATTTTCTAAACTTTGTTTTTGAGTATCGCTTACTATATCTGAATATTCAAATTTCAAATAAACTTTTTCATCAAATAATTCAAAAAAACTCATAAAAATTAAATTCAAAGAACTTAAAGTATTGAGTATATTTTCAAGATTGTTTTTTCTATTCATTATAAGCTCTAGGGTAAAATTATCTTGATTATCAAGCCAAAAAGTAAAATTTTCTTTTTGTGTAATTTGCGTTATTTTAATGATTTTTTCAAAACTATTTTTTATAAAAAATAAATTGGATTTAATATGAGTAATATTATTTTGAGTTTGTTCATCAAGATCTAAAAAAGCCTTACTTCTTTTTAGGGTTTGTTCTTTTTTTACTCTTCTTTGGCTCTCATCAATTAAATTCTCATCCTCAAAGCCTTCTAATGCATTTTGAAATAATCTTTCTAAACTTTTATAATAAAAATGATTTTCTATACCCAAAGCTTTAGCATTGCAAAAAGATAAAAGATGTAAGGTTTTTAAGGTATTTATATCATTTAATTTGGAAATAAAATTTAAAACAATAGTAGAATTATAAATATCTTCTTTTTCTATAATGTCTTTAAAAGCATTAAAATTTTTATATAATCTTAAGCCAAAATCTAAAAGCTCATTATCAACTTGGAATTTTCCTACATAAGCTCTGTAAATATTTGCTAAAGAAATTTCATTTTCTTCATGAATAGCACTTAAAAGTATGGTGAGTTTTATTATTAAAAGTGTATTTTCATCAAAGCTATAATCTTTTTCTTCAAAGTATTTTAAGCAAAGTAATGCTCTATCTAATGCACTATAAACACCTTCTTCTTCAAGCAAGAATTTGCTTTGAGTAAGAGGTTTGCAAAAATCTTTTAAAATATTAGCATCAGCAAGAAGTTTTAAAAGAGCAAAAGAATGCTTTCTTTCTAAAATTTTCTTGAATAATTCTAAATTTTCATCTTTATTTTCTGCTCTTTTTAATGCAAAAATGAGTTTGATATCAAAATTATAATCTTTATCATCTAATTTTAAAAGTTGATTTAATATCAAGTTTAGGTTTTCACTTTTGTTAGAATAAGTAAAAAAGCTATCTTGTGTTTCATAAAGTTCATTATCTTTATAGTGTTTTTCTTGGATACACCTTGCTAAAAATTGCGTATAAATTCCACAAGTTTGCATACATTGCATGGCTTTTTGAATAAGTATGGATTTAAGATCTAAATTTTTCTTTTCTTTTTTTTGCATTAAGTTAGCAAGTTCTTGTGAATTTTGTATTAAAAATAAATTAGTGTTTTTACCTTCTAAAAGATTCATTGCACATTTAAGTGAAAATAAAAAATCACTTGCAAGTTTAAATTCGCTTAATTCTTTTTCGTTGATAAAATTAAGCATATAATTTTTAGGAGAATCTTTAAATAATATACTTAAATTTTCTATATCAAGTTGCTCATCTAAACCACCAAAATTTTTATTAATATCAAATTCTTGCTTGATTAAAGGTTGATGATAAGGGTTAAATTCTTGCAAGATTTTTAAAGCAAATTCTTCTTTTAATTCATCTTGAGCTTGAGAAATTTTTTCTTTGATTTGTTTGAATAAAATTTTAGATCCGCAAATATAACGATATTGTAAAATATTTTGTTTTAGCTCGTTTTTAGCTATATTATAAAGTCCATTTATTTCACAAATTTGATAATTGATATTTAAATTAATAT contains the following coding sequences:
- the glmS gene encoding glutamine--fructose-6-phosphate transaminase (isomerizing), with the translated sequence MCGIVGYIGTKEKKKIILEGLKELEYRGYDSAGIAVMKDGELDFFKAVGKLENLANKTANFNSDGFGLAIGHTRWATHGKPTEINAHPHLGQYSCVIHNGIIENYQELKTKLTQEGINFLSQTDTEVIVHLFEYYASNLEPFEAFKKTIAELKGAFAILLVSKKDPNTIYFAKNAVPLIIGKNGDENEYYFASSDAPLVSLVDKVAYLEDGDYGYVNLNECKICHDQACIQPAFVALSQDKSYAQKDGYRFFMEKEIYEQSRVLGEVLMGRLQGGQIVFEDIDETLLQNIDEVTLCACGTSYHAALSGAYLLERLAKIKTKVEVASEFRYREAIIGKNTLFIVISQSGETADTLEALKIAKAQGVKTLAICNVDNSNIVRLADISLLTRAGIEKGVASTKAFATQVATLWMLAIYLAQKANLDMSKEIKALRSLPSIVKVEQNLHEKVHRISKRYLHGHGFFFIGRDVFYPLALEGALKLKEISYLHAEGYPAGEMKHGPIALADSELFTVALMPQNCLYEKTKSNVEELAARDSTLLAISPLDFDLSDDFIRTSKQEHYMCEFFEMMVILQLLALEVSIRLGNDVDMPRNLAKSVTVE
- a CDS encoding nucleotidyltransferase codes for the protein MDIQKIQKLKNSLKDYEAYCSRLFLKQGSFSFYHSKEIDRFIEDVYELVLSDFFDDYFPHNDKFPFCIIAIKQYAKMNLSIKENVDLLLIYKDIKAYNIKPLMKAFITSLNDINLNINYQICEINGLYNIAKNELKQNILQYRYICGSKILFKQIKEKISQAQDELKEEFALKILQEFNPYHQPLIKQEFDINKNFGGLDEQLDIENLSILFKDSPKNYMLNFINEKELSEFKLASDFLFSLKCAMNLLEGKNTNLFLIQNSQELANLMQKKEKKNLDLKSILIQKAMQCMQTCGIYTQFLARCIQEKHYKDNELYETQDSFFTYSNKSENLNLILNQLLKLDDKDYNFDIKLIFALKRAENKDENLELFKKILERKHSFALLKLLADANILKDFCKPLTQSKFLLEEEGVYSALDRALLCLKYFEEKDYSFDENTLLIIKLTILLSAIHEENEISLANIYRAYVGKFQVDNELLDFGLRLYKNFNAFKDIIEKEDIYNSTIVLNFISKLNDINTLKTLHLLSFCNAKALGIENHFYYKSLERLFQNALEGFEDENLIDESQRRVKKEQTLKRSKAFLDLDEQTQNNITHIKSNLFFIKNSFEKIIKITQITQKENFTFWLDNQDNFTLELIMNRKNNLENILNTLSSLNLIFMSFFELFDEKVYLKFEYSDIVSDTQKQSLENLLNSKLHLKVQKKAKKPNIKKDELKLDMNYSKSYAKITLNTKDQKGLMAYVMDVLARYDIILSAAKIQTIKERTRNVLILHKNESLQDHKDQILKSLISE